In Gossypium arboreum isolate Shixiya-1 chromosome 6, ASM2569848v2, whole genome shotgun sequence, the following are encoded in one genomic region:
- the LOC108481707 gene encoding uncharacterized protein LOC108481707, producing the protein MNQVLESPLEALAFNYVSFGIFTVIHNLWTWIAVLTAAVSFWRIRAVVGASVQSNDQKLSVSISDRAHDESRPILGADEKPTPSASASVSTPPAPPASVSETSGSQLVTKGGKIKLTVYYVDDDVDVDGGMTVTEWSDGGEGRCCGEWWESWERVLRLRKGEAGWYRYQDLTALNGNVVRLWDESCRRW; encoded by the coding sequence ATGAATCAGGTGTTGGAATCTCCACTCGAAGCTTTGGCATTTAACTATGTGAGTTTTGGGATTTTCACGGTTATTCATAATCTGTGGACGTGGATTGCTGTTCTCACTGCTGCGGTTAGTTTTTGGAGGATAAGAGCCGTCGTCGGCGCCTCCGTTCAAAGTAATGACCAGAAGCTCTCGGTGTCTATTTCTGATCGTGCCCATGATGAGTCTCGACCGATTCTCGGCGCCGATGAAAAGCCGACCCCTTCAGCTTCGGCTTCAGTTTCAACTCCCCCGGCCCCTCCAGCTTCCGTCTCAGAAACAAGCGGTTCGCAGTTGGTGACCAAAGGAGGAAAAATCAAGTTGACTGTTTATTACGTGGATGATGACGTAGACGTCGACGGTGGGATGACGGTAACGGAATGGAGTGACGGTGGTGAAGGGAGGTGCTGCGGGGAGTGGTGGGAGAGTTGGGAAAGAGTGTTGAGGTTGAGGAAAGGGGAAGCAGGGTGGTACCGTTATCAGGATTTGACGGCGTTAAACGGCAACGTTGTTAGGTTATGGGATGAATCATGCAGGAGGTGGTGA